The following are encoded together in the Arthrobacter sp. Y-9 genome:
- the ilvC gene encoding ketol-acid reductoisomerase: MTELIYDDDADLTIVQGKKVAIVGYGSQGHAHAQNLRDSGVQVVIGLKEGSKSIAKAEDEGFEVKSVADAADWADLIMILAPDQHQRAIYNDSIKDKLTAGKTLAFAHGFNIRFGYIQVPEGVDVILVAPKAPGHTVRREYVAGRGIPDIIAVEQDATGTAWETAKSYAKAIGGTRAGVIKTTFTEETETDLFGEQAVLCGGVSQLVQYGFETLTEAGYQPQIAYFEVLHELKLIVDLMWEGGIAKQRWSVSDTAEFGDYVSGPRVIDPRVKENMAAVLADIQNGAFAKRFIDDQDNGAVEFKELRAKAEQHPIEAVGKDLRALFSWKQQDSDYVDGSAAR, encoded by the coding sequence ATGACCGAGCTGATCTACGATGACGATGCAGACCTGACGATCGTCCAGGGCAAGAAGGTCGCCATCGTCGGCTACGGCTCCCAGGGCCACGCCCACGCCCAGAACCTGCGCGACTCCGGCGTCCAGGTCGTCATCGGCCTGAAGGAGGGCTCCAAGTCCATCGCCAAGGCGGAGGACGAGGGCTTCGAGGTCAAGAGCGTGGCCGACGCCGCGGACTGGGCCGACCTCATCATGATCCTGGCGCCGGACCAGCACCAGCGTGCGATCTACAACGACTCCATCAAGGACAAGCTGACCGCGGGCAAGACCCTGGCCTTCGCCCACGGCTTCAACATCCGCTTCGGGTACATCCAGGTCCCCGAAGGCGTGGACGTCATCCTCGTCGCTCCGAAGGCCCCGGGCCACACGGTGCGCCGCGAGTACGTCGCCGGCCGAGGCATCCCGGACATCATCGCCGTCGAGCAGGATGCCACCGGCACCGCCTGGGAGACCGCCAAGTCCTACGCCAAGGCCATCGGCGGCACCCGTGCCGGCGTCATCAAGACCACCTTCACCGAAGAGACCGAGACGGACCTCTTCGGCGAGCAGGCCGTCCTCTGCGGTGGCGTGTCCCAGCTGGTCCAGTACGGCTTCGAGACGCTGACCGAGGCCGGCTACCAGCCGCAGATCGCCTACTTCGAGGTGCTGCACGAGCTCAAGCTGATCGTCGACCTCATGTGGGAGGGCGGCATCGCCAAGCAGCGCTGGAGCGTCTCCGACACCGCCGAGTTCGGTGACTACGTCTCCGGCCCGCGTGTCATCGACCCGCGCGTCAAGGAGAACATGGCGGCCGTCCTGGCCGACATCCAGAACGGCGCCTTCGCCAAGCGCTTCATCGACGACCAGGACAACGGCGCCGTCGAGTTCAAGGAGCTGCGCGCCAAGGCGGAGCAGCACCCGATCGAGGCCGTGGGCAAGGACCTCCGTGCCCTGTTCTCGTGGAAGCAGCAGGACTCCGACTACGTCGACGGTTCCGCCGCTCGCTGA
- the ilvD gene encoding dihydroxy-acid dehydratase, protein MTAEPTPDIKPRSRVVTDGIHAAPARGMFRAVGMGDEDFAKPQIGVASSWNEITPCNLSLNRLALAVKEGVHAGGGFPMQFGTISVSDGISMGHDGMHFSLVSREVIADSVETVMQAERIDGSVLLAGCDKSLPGMLMAAARLNLASVFLYAGSIMPGWVRLEDGSEKEVTLIDAFEAVGACAAGRMSRGDLDRIERAICPGEGACGGMYTANTMACIGEALGMSLPGSAAPPSADRRRDDFARRSGEAVVNLLRLGITARDIMTKPAFENAIAVTMAFGGSTNAVLHLLAIAREAGVDLVLDDFNRIGDKVPHLGDLKPFGRYVMTDVDRIGGVPVIMRALLDAGLLHGDCLTVTGRTVAENLEAINPPDVDGKILRALDNPIHKTGGITILHGSLAPEGAVVKTAGFDAEVFEGTARVFEREQGALDALDRGEIQKGDVVVIRYEGPKGGPGMREMLAITGAIKGAGLGKDVLLLTDGRFSGGTTGLCIGHVAPEAVDGGPIAFVKDGDRIRVDIAARSFDLLVEEEELAARKVGWAPLPARFTTGVLSKYAKLVNSASTGAYCG, encoded by the coding sequence ATGACCGCAGAACCCACTCCAGACATCAAGCCACGTTCCCGGGTGGTGACGGACGGCATCCATGCGGCTCCGGCGCGCGGCATGTTCCGCGCCGTGGGTATGGGCGACGAGGACTTCGCGAAGCCGCAGATCGGCGTCGCGAGTTCCTGGAATGAGATCACCCCGTGCAATCTCTCGCTCAACCGCCTCGCCCTGGCGGTGAAGGAAGGCGTGCACGCCGGAGGCGGGTTCCCGATGCAGTTCGGCACGATCTCCGTCTCAGACGGGATCTCCATGGGCCACGACGGCATGCACTTCTCGCTCGTCTCCCGCGAGGTGATCGCGGATTCGGTGGAGACCGTGATGCAGGCCGAGCGGATCGACGGCTCGGTGCTTCTCGCGGGCTGCGACAAGTCGCTCCCCGGAATGCTGATGGCCGCCGCGCGCCTGAACCTGGCGAGTGTCTTCCTCTACGCGGGCTCCATCATGCCCGGCTGGGTGCGCCTGGAGGACGGCTCCGAGAAGGAAGTCACGCTCATCGACGCCTTCGAAGCGGTGGGTGCCTGCGCAGCGGGCCGGATGAGCAGGGGAGACCTGGACCGGATCGAGCGCGCGATCTGTCCGGGGGAGGGCGCATGCGGCGGCATGTACACGGCGAACACCATGGCGTGCATCGGCGAAGCGCTCGGGATGTCCCTGCCCGGTTCCGCCGCGCCGCCGTCAGCCGACCGGCGTCGTGACGATTTCGCGCGTCGTTCCGGTGAGGCCGTGGTCAACCTCCTGCGGCTGGGCATCACCGCGCGGGACATCATGACCAAGCCCGCGTTCGAGAACGCCATCGCCGTCACCATGGCCTTCGGCGGCTCGACCAACGCGGTGCTGCACCTTCTCGCGATCGCGCGGGAGGCCGGCGTCGACCTCGTTCTCGACGACTTCAACCGCATCGGCGACAAGGTGCCCCATCTCGGCGACCTCAAGCCCTTCGGCCGCTATGTGATGACCGACGTCGACCGCATCGGCGGGGTGCCGGTCATCATGCGGGCACTGCTCGACGCCGGCCTCCTGCACGGCGACTGCCTCACCGTCACCGGCCGCACCGTGGCCGAGAACCTCGAAGCGATCAACCCGCCGGACGTCGACGGCAAGATCCTGCGGGCCCTCGACAACCCGATCCACAAGACCGGCGGCATCACCATCCTGCACGGATCGCTCGCCCCGGAGGGCGCCGTGGTGAAGACCGCCGGTTTCGACGCCGAGGTCTTCGAAGGCACGGCCCGCGTCTTCGAGCGGGAGCAGGGCGCCCTCGACGCGCTGGACCGCGGCGAGATCCAGAAGGGCGACGTCGTCGTCATCCGCTACGAGGGCCCCAAGGGAGGCCCCGGCATGCGCGAGATGCTCGCCATCACCGGCGCGATCAAGGGCGCGGGCCTCGGCAAGGACGTCCTGCTGCTGACGGACGGGCGCTTCTCCGGCGGCACCACCGGGCTCTGCATCGGACACGTCGCGCCGGAAGCGGTCGACGGCGGGCCCATCGCCTTCGTCAAGGACGGCGACCGGATCCGGGTGGACATCGCGGCCCGGTCCTTCGATCTCCTGGTGGAGGAGGAAGAACTCGCGGCCCGCAAGGTGGGCTGGGCGCCGCTGCCGGCGCGCTTCACCACGGGCGTCCTCTCGAAGTACGCCAAGCTGGTCAATTCGGCGTCCACCGGGGCGTACTGCGGCTAG
- the ilvN gene encoding acetolactate synthase small subunit has protein sequence MSRHTLSVLVEDKPGVLTRVSGLFARRAFNINSLAVGPTEVPGTSRITAVVEAEGDLIEQVTKQLNKLINVIKIVELTSDASVQRDHILVKVRADAATRLQVTQAADLFRASVVDVSTDSLIIEATGHPEKITALLSVLEPFGIREIVQSGTLAVGRGPRSMSDRALRSA, from the coding sequence ATGAGCCGTCACACTCTCTCCGTGCTGGTGGAGGACAAGCCCGGCGTGCTCACGCGCGTCTCCGGCCTCTTCGCCCGCCGGGCCTTCAACATCAATTCCCTCGCCGTCGGCCCCACGGAGGTGCCGGGCACGTCCCGCATCACCGCGGTGGTCGAGGCGGAAGGTGACCTCATCGAGCAGGTCACCAAGCAGCTCAACAAATTGATCAATGTGATCAAGATCGTAGAGCTCACGAGCGACGCTTCCGTGCAGCGCGACCATATCCTGGTCAAAGTACGGGCCGATGCCGCAACGCGTCTGCAGGTCACCCAAGCCGCAGACCTGTTCCGCGCCTCCGTGGTCGATGTGTCCACCGACTCATTGATCATCGAGGCCACCGGTCATCCGGAGAAGATCACAGCACTGCTGTCAGTCCTGGAGCCCTTCGGCATCCGCGAGATTGTGCAGTCCGGCACCTTGGCCGTTGGACGGGGACCCCGCTCCATGAGTGACCGCGCTCTGCGGTCCGCCTGA
- a CDS encoding acetolactate synthase large subunit, giving the protein MSKGSPISPTLLAAKSAKNAEKSERAVTAADDAAALSPVLGPNNVVPPTEMTGSQALVRSLEELGVKDIFGLPGGAILPTYDPLMASSLNHILVRHEQGAGHAAQGYAMVTGEVGVCIATSGPGATNLVTAIMDAHMDSVPMVAITGQVSSGVIGTDAFQEADIVGITMPITKHSFLVTDPDEIPRVMAEAFHLASTGRPGPVLVDFAKDAQVAKTMFSWPPKIDLPGYRPVLRGHSKQLREAAKLIGAAKKPVFYVGGGVLKGHACEELKELAELSGAPVVTTLMAKGAFPDSHPQHVGMPGMHGTVSAVTALQQADLLITLGARFDDRVTGVLKTFAPNAKVIHADIDPAEISKNRTADVPIVGSVKEIIPELTEVLRAYFEANGKPDLGAWWAFLNNLKETYPLGWTEPEDGLIAPQRVLQRIGELTGPEGVFVAGVGQHQMWAAQFIKYERPHAWLNSGGAGTMGYSVPAAMGAKVGNPDRVVWAIDGDGCFQMTNQELATCAINNIPIKVAIINNSSLGMVRQWQTLFYEGRYSNTDLNTGHDTVRIPDFVKLADAYGCAALRCEREEDIDATIQKALEINDRPVVIDFVVSPNAMVWPMVPSGVSNDQIQVARNMTPEWEEED; this is encoded by the coding sequence ATGAGCAAAGGATCGCCCATCAGCCCCACGCTGTTGGCTGCAAAGTCCGCGAAGAATGCGGAAAAGTCCGAGCGCGCCGTCACCGCTGCCGATGACGCAGCGGCCCTCTCTCCTGTCCTCGGGCCGAACAACGTTGTACCCCCAACGGAGATGACCGGCTCACAAGCACTCGTCCGCTCGCTCGAAGAACTCGGCGTCAAGGACATTTTCGGTTTGCCCGGTGGTGCCATCCTGCCCACCTACGACCCGTTGATGGCTTCCAGTTTGAATCACATCCTGGTCCGTCACGAGCAGGGAGCCGGCCACGCCGCGCAGGGCTATGCCATGGTCACCGGTGAGGTGGGCGTGTGCATCGCCACCTCCGGTCCTGGCGCCACCAACCTGGTCACCGCCATCATGGACGCCCACATGGACTCCGTGCCGATGGTCGCCATCACCGGTCAGGTCAGCAGTGGCGTGATCGGAACGGACGCCTTCCAGGAGGCGGACATCGTCGGCATCACCATGCCGATCACCAAGCACTCGTTCCTGGTCACGGACCCGGACGAGATCCCCCGGGTCATGGCCGAGGCCTTCCACCTCGCCTCCACGGGCCGTCCCGGCCCCGTCCTGGTGGACTTCGCCAAGGACGCCCAGGTCGCCAAGACGATGTTCTCCTGGCCGCCGAAGATCGACCTGCCCGGGTACCGTCCCGTGCTGCGCGGTCACAGCAAGCAGCTCCGCGAGGCCGCCAAGCTGATCGGCGCCGCCAAGAAGCCCGTGTTCTACGTCGGCGGCGGCGTGCTCAAGGGCCACGCCTGTGAAGAGCTGAAGGAACTCGCCGAGCTGAGCGGCGCCCCCGTGGTCACCACCCTCATGGCCAAGGGCGCCTTCCCGGACTCCCACCCGCAGCACGTCGGCATGCCCGGCATGCATGGCACGGTCTCCGCGGTCACCGCACTGCAGCAGGCGGACCTGCTCATCACGCTCGGCGCCCGTTTCGATGACCGCGTGACCGGCGTGCTGAAGACTTTCGCACCGAACGCCAAGGTCATCCACGCGGACATCGACCCGGCCGAGATCTCCAAGAACCGCACCGCGGACGTGCCGATCGTGGGCAGTGTCAAGGAGATCATCCCCGAGCTGACCGAGGTCCTCCGCGCGTACTTCGAGGCCAACGGCAAGCCCGACCTTGGCGCCTGGTGGGCGTTCCTGAACAACCTCAAGGAGACCTACCCGCTCGGCTGGACCGAGCCGGAGGACGGCCTGATCGCCCCGCAGCGCGTGCTGCAGCGGATCGGCGAGCTGACCGGTCCCGAGGGCGTCTTCGTGGCAGGCGTCGGCCAGCATCAGATGTGGGCCGCGCAGTTCATCAAGTACGAGCGCCCGCACGCCTGGCTGAACTCCGGCGGCGCCGGCACCATGGGCTACTCCGTCCCGGCCGCCATGGGCGCCAAGGTCGGCAACCCGGACCGCGTGGTCTGGGCGATCGACGGCGACGGCTGCTTCCAGATGACCAATCAGGAACTCGCCACCTGTGCCATCAACAACATCCCGATCAAGGTCGCGATCATCAACAACTCCTCGCTGGGCATGGTCCGCCAGTGGCAGACCCTGTTCTATGAGGGCCGGTACTCGAACACCGACCTCAACACGGGCCACGACACCGTCCGGATCCCGGACTTCGTCAAGCTCGCCGACGCCTACGGCTGCGCCGCGCTGCGCTGTGAGCGGGAAGAGGACATCGACGCCACCATCCAGAAGGCCCTGGAGATCAACGACCGCCCCGTCGTGATCGACTTCGTGGTCAGCCCCAACGCCATGGTGTGGCCGATGGTGCCCTCCGGCGTGAGCAATGACCAGATCCAGGTCGCCCGGAACATGACCCCCGAGTGGGAAGAAGAGGACTGA